The Theileria parva strain Muguga chromosome 1, complete sequence, whole genome shotgun sequence DNA window CTATTGTTCCTAAGTAAGATTCTAGAGAGGAAAATCATATCACCAAGTTATaacctacacatttaaatttttccacaaataatttaaattattacacatttatatctgtgataaagtttaaaaaaataaataaagagggaaattgaaattaatcGTGACattgaattttaaatgGTGGcgtttaatatatttttaaaaaataatcagtatatatattattgtataaaatgattaaatgagtttatttaaatcaagAGGGAATTCCTTTGAAAAGGTTCCCAAAACACCAAAAAAATCCaaaattgaatatttttttcGCTtttttttgtttattttattattctttttCTTTCTCAAGAAAGTCGCTTTGGTTAACAAATCTCGCTTAAAGTTACAGGACAATTTTCGTGTTTATGAGTCTAAATTATCTACAAGCCGTATAAAGGCTAAACCTTTTGACCCAGATTTATACTCAGCAAGGATCGACTTTGCCTCTGAAGAGTTTGGCACCAAGATTATCGCACATTCTAAAGGTTTGTCAAAGGTATCAAGGATTTTAGAAGATGATTCTGGCTCATATATGCTTACACCTTGCAATACCTCAGACTGGTTTGTTCTGTCATTCCCTGAGAGTATTTTGATCCAGGAAATATCATTTTTGTCTTTCGAGTACTATTCTTCGTCCTACAagtttgttttaaattacaattttaatttttaggaacATTAGAATTTCTATAACCGGCACATATCCCAGTGGGAAATGGCTTACCCTGGGTGAGCTTGAAACTGACCCTTCAAGAAATGAGATTTTTGACCTTTCTGTTGTATGTAACActgataaaaatgactgTTGGGGTAAATACTTAAAAGTCGAACTTTTAGATTACCATAGGCTTGAGTTGAACTACTATTGCTCAATAACGAAGATGATGGTCTATGGGATCACGGCGGTAGAGTATTTGGAAACTGAAATTTCTGACGACAGTTCCCTTTACAATTCATTTGCGCAACCAAATGTTACTGGATATCCATCAATAACATATGAAACCACTGGTAATACTTGTGATGATATGGTTGGTTCTGTTGTGAATAAACAATTGGACACCGCAGTTGATACTGATACCGCAGCGGATAGTGTTATGGTTACTACTAAAAAGGAGAAAGAAGCAGAGAGAGAAGTGTGCGAAATAGGTCCATTGCATGAATCTCCAATGAAGAAATTGTCAGACTTAAAGTGTTTTGCAAAGACTTCAGAAGTACTAAACCCAACCTTTGTGTATGATATAAAGAACGTTATTTTGAACTCATTTTACAAGTTTCTAATGAGACTGGCACTGAGgaaagataaaaatttgcATAATAAAAAGTTAATTCACAGAGTCTTGAAGATTGGAAAGTTTAAAAGGTACTGTGGTACAAATTTGCTTTTCCAATTTGACTGTAACAGGTTCATCACTAACCTACTTTTGGACAAGTATTCTGTCTATTACGCTAACATTTTAGATCAGGTGAGACTTCCCTCAAGACATCTCTGGTTTGaaagtgttattttttactttttcAAGAATAAAAGGCATGTTATAGGTGGGATAATGAACGATGTGGGAATTAAGGAGGTACCAATTCTAGTATGTACAGAGTCTATGGGCCTAATTTCTAAATtcaaatgttatttttacttcAATCTGAAGTCATTTTCTACTCTTCTTTTCACTCAATTTACTGAGGGTTATAGGATTCATGGGTTCAAACCCAGAACTGGTTCACTAAGCCACAATTTGAGggataaattatatttgttttatgTTGACaatagaattaatataatgtCAGTCCCTAAATTTAAAGGATTAACAATTGATGATGAAAGTTTAGTTAGAAGATACGACTATAAGGTTAAGGATAAGTATATATCAACCGTGACTGTG harbors:
- the sun2 gene encoding Sad1 / UNC-like C-terminal family protein, encoding MSLFKSRGNSFEKVPKTPKKSKIEYFFRFFLFILLFFFFLKKVALVNKSRLKLQDNFRVYESKLSTSRIKAKPFDPDLYSARIDFASEEFGTKIIAHSKGLSKVSRILEDDSGSYMLTPCNTSDWFVLSFPESILIQEISFLSFEYYSSSYKNIRISITGTYPSGKWLTLGELETDPSRNEIFDLSVVCNTDKNDCWGKYLKVELLDYHRLELNYYCSITKMMVYGITAVEYLETEISDDSSLYNSFAQPNVTGYPSITYETTGNTCDDMVGSVVNKQLDTAVDTDTAADSVMVTTKKEKEAEREVCEIGPLHESPMKKLSDLKCFAKTSEVLNPTFVYDIKNVILNSFYKFLMRLALRKDKNLHNKKLIHRVLKIGKFKRYCGTNLLFQFDCNRFITNLLLDKYSVYYANILDQVRLPSRHLWFESVIFYFFKNKRHVIGGIMNDVGIKEVPILVCTESMGLISKFKCYFYFNLKSFSTLLFTQFTEGYRIHGFKPRTGSLSHNLRDKLYLFYVDNRINIMSVPKFKGLTIDDESLVRRYDYKVKDKYISTVTVIDNKLYINVSSSYSTYFPFDVDSSNQKLDKELIKSNTSLYRFDFLSKITRYKDNLNRLNKSKRYGKKAQFDEKEKFKHRNFYQQDENTKSTDSKTHKHVLLKLSERIKSLEFLTNKLSNKIYQVENLLNFYIKRQLYSNQQGELERELNYEFEVILKVLDIRRYKLVVRDVKSFKNSLRKGEYYYKRIKRYNCYETGYLYIKNRDLLRLKKNLCKLTNCTSDRKSFKRYLFLCKLSKFYKLFNKPKLTKSIANYGCMCTQPLGHSFNNISMDQGDDWLYMDNYDKYSDFLLILNNFISLFRDKFSGYFNFYFLFLLYICTQIFWICKFNSHDKKIKKLLNLKKS